From a region of the Roseivirga sp. 4D4 genome:
- a CDS encoding cytochrome c oxidase subunit II gives MFGFYIALAVFLVVAILLLIFRITRLVGIVKGTGEKVVTGSNNANAAMMIVFMVLFFGLAAWYSYVNFDAYDPPVASEHGELTDKLFWRTMWITGIVFVITNILLFVFSYKYRYDEKRKALFYPHNNKLEYIWTGVPAIVLTWLVISGWMAWDGIMSEAPEDAEQIEIMGYQFQWSIRYGGVDNQVGDYDYRLIDAVNAHGQDLSDRSNFDDFISNSMVIPKGKPVLLKIRARDVLHSVFIPHMRVKMDAVPGMPTQFWFVANKTTEEIRVEEGNPDFNYELACTEICGGGHFSMKKRVVVLEPAEYAEWKADQKSWLSKHPEYLSQVPENLKELALVTAGINE, from the coding sequence ATGTTCGGTTTTTACATAGCACTTGCGGTTTTCTTAGTTGTAGCCATCTTGTTGTTGATCTTCAGGATCACACGTCTAGTTGGTATCGTTAAGGGAACGGGGGAGAAGGTTGTTACAGGAAGTAACAACGCGAATGCAGCGATGATGATCGTGTTCATGGTGTTATTCTTTGGACTTGCAGCGTGGTACTCTTACGTCAATTTTGACGCTTATGATCCACCTGTAGCCTCAGAGCACGGAGAACTGACTGACAAACTTTTCTGGAGAACCATGTGGATCACTGGAATCGTATTCGTCATTACTAACATCTTGCTATTTGTATTTTCTTATAAATACAGATATGATGAAAAGAGAAAAGCGCTTTTCTATCCACATAATAACAAGTTGGAGTATATCTGGACAGGCGTGCCAGCGATCGTTTTGACTTGGTTAGTGATTTCAGGATGGATGGCCTGGGATGGTATCATGAGTGAGGCACCAGAAGATGCGGAGCAGATTGAGATTATGGGATACCAGTTCCAATGGTCGATAAGATATGGTGGGGTTGATAATCAAGTAGGAGATTATGATTATCGTCTGATCGATGCGGTTAATGCCCATGGCCAAGACCTCTCCGATAGATCAAACTTCGATGATTTTATTTCTAACAGTATGGTAATCCCTAAAGGAAAGCCGGTATTGTTAAAGATTAGAGCAAGAGATGTGCTCCATAGTGTATTTATTCCTCACATGCGTGTAAAAATGGATGCTGTACCAGGTATGCCTACTCAATTCTGGTTTGTGGCTAATAAGACCACTGAAGAGATCAGAGTAGAAGAAGGTAATCCTGATTTCAACTATGAGTTGGCTTGTACAGAAATTTGTGGTGGTGGACACTTCTCAATGAAGAAGAGAGTGGTTGTTCTTGAGCCTGCGGAGTATGCTGAGTGGAAAGCTGACCAGAAGTCTTGGCTTTCTAAACATCCTGAGTATTTGAGTCAAGTTCCTGAAAACTTGAAAGAATTAGCATTAGTTACAGCTGGAATTAACGAATAA
- the cyoE gene encoding heme o synthase: MISGDSANIKVTSLFAQKAKAYVELTKLRLSLVVSFSSAFGYVLAMRGSVDWMQLAMLFIGGFLISAASCTINQVLEVEYDKLMKRTQSRPLPTNRLNATESLWFAGIVAILGLYMLLIWTNWLTVGLATLSMILYSFVYTPLKRVGPIAVFVGAIPGALPPLLGWTAATGDINHAAMIIFGIQFIWQFPHFWAIAWVADEDYKKAGFKLLPVKGEKDLKTAFQIMTYTLFLIPMGLLPMYFGLTGTNSAVVVTVCGVLFLASTIKLMKDQSRKSALRIMFGSFLYLPIVQIAYLLDMVN, from the coding sequence ATGATATCAGGTGATTCAGCAAATATTAAAGTAACATCACTCTTTGCTCAAAAGGCAAAGGCATATGTGGAATTGACAAAACTGAGACTTTCTCTAGTGGTGTCCTTTTCATCTGCTTTTGGTTATGTGTTGGCGATGAGAGGAAGCGTTGATTGGATGCAATTAGCAATGCTCTTCATTGGAGGCTTCCTGATTAGCGCAGCATCATGTACAATTAATCAAGTACTGGAAGTAGAGTATGATAAGCTGATGAAGCGCACTCAGAGTCGACCATTGCCTACTAACCGGCTCAATGCAACTGAGTCATTATGGTTTGCAGGGATTGTGGCCATCCTGGGACTCTATATGCTATTGATTTGGACTAATTGGTTAACAGTTGGTCTTGCTACACTTTCAATGATCCTGTACAGTTTCGTTTATACCCCCCTTAAAAGAGTTGGGCCAATAGCTGTTTTTGTTGGAGCTATTCCGGGTGCATTACCACCGTTATTGGGTTGGACAGCAGCTACTGGTGATATCAATCACGCTGCGATGATCATCTTTGGAATTCAGTTCATCTGGCAGTTTCCACATTTCTGGGCAATCGCGTGGGTAGCTGATGAAGATTATAAAAAGGCCGGTTTTAAACTGTTGCCAGTAAAAGGAGAGAAGGATCTTAAGACGGCTTTCCAGATAATGACATACACTTTGTTCCTTATCCCAATGGGCTTATTGCCGATGTATTTTGGGTTGACAGGAACAAATTCAGCTGTAGTTGTTACGGTCTGCGGAGTTTTGTTCTTAGCGTCAACCATTAAGTTGATGAAAGATCAATCAAGGAAGTCTGCTTTGCGGATTATGTTCGGTTCGTTCCTATACTTACCGATAGTTCAGATTGCGTACCTATTAGACATGGTGAATTGA
- a CDS encoding cbb3-type cytochrome c oxidase subunit I: MATEVAQIDVHAHEDHHDHHEQSFIEKYIFSTDHKVIAKQFLITGIFWAIIGAAMSAIFRLQLGFPEADLGWLRPLLGRWITETGQLDQEFYLALVTMHGTIMVFFVLTAGLSGTFSNFLIPLQIGARDMASGFMNMLSYWFFFVSGVLMFISLFLETGPASGGWVVYPPLSAIQTAMPGSGMGMTLWLVAMVFFIASSLLGGINYITTVINLRTKGMTFSRLPLTIWAFFLTAVIGVLSFPVLFAAALLLVFDRSFGTSFYLSEIYIQGEALSNVGGSPILYQHLFWFLGHPEVYIVLLPALGITSEIIATNSRKPIFGYKAMIVSMLGITFLSFIVWAHHMFVSGLNPFLGSIFMFLTLIIAVPSAVKVFNYLTTLWKGNIVFTPAMLFSIGLVSVFISGGITGIFLGNSAIDIQLHDTYFVVAHFHLVMGAASAFGLLAGVYHWFPKMFGRMMDAKLGYIHFWLTFIGIYSVFFPMHYIGIAGFPRRYYSFTNFDAFSGFTDLNQFISIAAIATFIGQFIFLFNFFYSMYRGRKAPANPWKSNTLEWTTPRNPGHGNWVGEIPHVYRWPYDYSKPGAEDDFIPQTVPFSETMESNLPHENDLIALEKEQAEEIVVDESAGH, from the coding sequence ATGGCAACAGAAGTAGCACAAATCGATGTTCATGCACATGAGGATCATCATGATCATCACGAGCAGTCATTTATTGAAAAATATATATTCTCAACCGATCACAAAGTAATTGCCAAGCAATTCCTTATCACGGGTATTTTCTGGGCAATTATTGGAGCAGCTATGTCTGCGATCTTCAGATTGCAACTTGGTTTTCCTGAAGCAGATTTAGGGTGGTTGAGACCGCTTTTAGGTAGATGGATTACTGAGACTGGTCAACTAGATCAGGAGTTCTATTTGGCGCTAGTGACAATGCACGGTACCATTATGGTATTCTTTGTATTGACAGCTGGCTTGAGTGGTACGTTCTCGAATTTCTTGATTCCTCTACAGATTGGTGCAAGAGATATGGCCTCTGGCTTCATGAACATGCTTTCTTACTGGTTCTTTTTTGTATCTGGTGTGTTGATGTTCATTTCACTATTCCTGGAAACTGGACCAGCATCGGGCGGATGGGTAGTTTATCCACCACTGTCTGCTATTCAGACAGCAATGCCAGGTTCAGGTATGGGTATGACCCTATGGCTAGTGGCTATGGTTTTCTTTATCGCATCCTCACTACTGGGAGGTATTAACTATATCACAACAGTAATTAACTTAAGAACGAAGGGGATGACCTTCTCTAGGCTGCCATTGACGATTTGGGCCTTCTTCTTAACAGCTGTAATCGGTGTGCTTTCATTCCCAGTATTATTCGCTGCGGCCTTATTGTTAGTATTCGATAGAAGCTTCGGTACATCATTTTACTTATCCGAGATTTATATTCAGGGAGAGGCACTTTCTAATGTAGGAGGTAGCCCAATTCTTTATCAGCATTTATTCTGGTTCCTAGGACACCCTGAGGTATATATCGTATTGCTACCTGCATTAGGTATTACATCGGAGATTATCGCAACAAATTCAAGGAAACCAATCTTTGGTTACAAGGCGATGATTGTGTCAATGCTTGGTATTACGTTCCTTTCATTTATTGTTTGGGCGCACCATATGTTCGTTTCAGGATTGAATCCTTTCTTAGGATCAATCTTCATGTTCTTGACATTGATTATTGCAGTACCATCAGCAGTAAAAGTATTTAACTACCTGACCACATTATGGAAGGGTAATATAGTGTTCACACCGGCCATGTTGTTCTCGATCGGCCTGGTGTCGGTGTTTATCTCAGGAGGTATCACGGGTATTTTCTTAGGTAACTCAGCGATTGATATTCAATTGCACGATACATATTTCGTAGTTGCTCACTTCCACTTAGTAATGGGAGCAGCTTCAGCATTCGGTCTATTGGCAGGGGTTTACCATTGGTTCCCTAAAATGTTCGGCCGTATGATGGATGCTAAGTTGGGCTATATCCACTTCTGGTTGACGTTCATTGGTATTTACTCTGTGTTCTTCCCAATGCACTATATTGGAATCGCTGGATTCCCAAGAAGATATTACTCGTTCACAAACTTTGATGCATTTAGTGGCTTCACTGACTTGAACCAGTTCATTTCAATTGCTGCCATTGCAACATTCATTGGCCAGTTTATCTTCTTGTTCAACTTCTTCTACAGCATGTACAGAGGAAGAAAAGCACCGGCTAACCCTTGGAAGTCTAATACATTAGAATGGACTACGCCAAGAAATCCTGGTCACGGTAACTGGGTGGGAGAAATTCCTCACGTTTACAGATGGCCTTATGATTACTCGAAGCCTGGTGCTGAGGATGATTTTATTCCTCAAACTGTTCCATTCTCAGAGACTATGGAATCTAACTTGCCGCATGAAAATGACTTGATAGCATTGGAAAAAGAGCAGGCGGAAGAGATCGTAGTGGATGAGTCTGCAGGACACTAA
- a CDS encoding COX15/CtaA family protein has translation MSLQDTKARLFRRFSAVTIIAVYLLIAVGGIVRSTGSGMGCPDWPKCFGSWVPPTSVDELPADYKEDYVRQRVEKNKKFSKYLTALGFDDLAYQVENDPSILEEEDFNAVKTWVEYVNRLIGAVIGLLIFGTFVLSIRYWKKDRPITVLSFVAFVLVGFQGWIGSIVVSTNLLQWMITIHMLLAIVIVCLLIYVYFRSKREGLSQLTGLSGKLKWLVIACLLFTVIQVVLGTQVREGIDMVATYAARSEWISNLGLTFLIHRSYSLLLLALHVYMFYMLLRSVELKSITKWLLIIVAVEILSGAIMAYFGVPAFIQPIHLLLGTVIVGVQYYLLLLINHKQKSIA, from the coding sequence ATGAGTCTGCAGGACACTAAAGCGAGACTATTTAGACGGTTTTCAGCCGTCACAATTATAGCTGTCTATTTGCTTATAGCAGTAGGCGGAATAGTAAGAAGTACTGGGTCAGGCATGGGTTGTCCTGACTGGCCTAAGTGTTTCGGAAGTTGGGTGCCACCTACAAGTGTAGATGAGCTTCCAGCGGACTACAAAGAGGACTACGTTCGGCAACGTGTTGAAAAGAATAAGAAGTTCTCTAAGTATTTGACAGCATTGGGCTTTGATGATCTGGCTTATCAGGTTGAAAATGACCCAAGTATTCTTGAGGAAGAAGATTTCAATGCAGTCAAAACTTGGGTAGAGTATGTAAACCGCTTGATAGGTGCGGTTATCGGCCTACTGATCTTTGGCACTTTTGTGTTGTCGATCAGGTACTGGAAGAAAGATAGACCCATCACCGTTCTTTCATTTGTTGCATTTGTATTGGTTGGTTTCCAAGGATGGATTGGCTCTATTGTGGTAAGTACAAACTTGCTGCAATGGATGATTACAATCCATATGCTCTTGGCCATCGTAATTGTATGTCTTTTGATCTACGTTTACTTCCGATCGAAGAGAGAAGGTCTAAGCCAATTAACTGGTTTATCTGGAAAGTTGAAGTGGCTTGTAATAGCATGCTTATTATTTACGGTAATTCAAGTTGTATTAGGCACTCAGGTACGAGAAGGTATAGATATGGTAGCTACCTATGCGGCCAGATCTGAATGGATATCGAACCTAGGATTAACATTTCTAATTCATCGTTCATATTCATTGCTCTTATTGGCACTGCATGTATATATGTTCTATATGCTTTTGAGGAGTGTGGAGCTGAAGTCGATTACTAAATGGCTGTTAATTATTGTGGCTGTTGAGATTTTGAGCGGGGCGATAATGGCCTACTTTGGAGTTCCAGCATTTATTCAACCAATACACTTGCTCTTAGGGACAGTAATAGTAGGAGTGCAGTATTATCTGCTACTTCTGATTAACCATAAACAAAAAAGTATTGCTTGA
- a CDS encoding heme-copper oxidase subunit III, translating into MVEDYKLVDVPVEQPLSMHPKKFALWLFIVTVVMIFAAFTSAHIVRQADGDWLIYDIPPMLWITSGIILTSSIFMQWAYIAAKRDKLEQVKLALSITTILGLAFLYGQFQAWGQLVDAGVFFVGNPAGSFMYVFTGIHAAHLISGVIYLLYMLISSFRYKVHAKNMLNMDMCTTYWHFLGGLWIYLFIFLLLNH; encoded by the coding sequence ATGGTGGAGGATTATAAACTAGTAGACGTACCTGTAGAGCAACCGCTCTCAATGCATCCTAAGAAGTTTGCCCTTTGGTTATTTATCGTAACGGTTGTGATGATTTTCGCAGCATTTACGAGTGCCCATATTGTAAGACAAGCAGATGGTGATTGGTTGATATATGACATTCCTCCGATGCTTTGGATTACTTCGGGTATTATTTTGACCAGTAGTATCTTCATGCAGTGGGCATATATCGCAGCAAAGAGAGATAAGTTAGAGCAGGTAAAACTTGCCCTTTCGATTACGACAATATTAGGATTGGCCTTTTTGTATGGTCAGTTTCAGGCTTGGGGCCAACTGGTGGATGCTGGGGTCTTTTTTGTAGGAAATCCTGCAGGAAGCTTCATGTATGTATTTACTGGAATCCATGCCGCACACCTTATTAGTGGTGTGATTTATTTGTTATATATGCTAATTTCGTCCTTTAGATATAAGGTTCATGCTAAGAACATGTTGAACATGGATATGTGTACAACATACTGGCATTTCCTCGGAGGACTCTGGATATATTTGTTCATATTTTTATTGCTGAATCATTAA